A region from the Phycodurus eques isolate BA_2022a chromosome 12, UOR_Pequ_1.1, whole genome shotgun sequence genome encodes:
- the tbx15 gene encoding T-box transcription factor TBX15 has translation MSERRRSAAALSSRAHAFSVEALIGSGKKRKLRAAAAAAAAAAAAAAATGGGWDHQKDDDDLHLAAVVDTDDPAHCLHMDPDSEASPGSDCSDLAERTSCSFGSPACELPAVASVGAGGPCEASSASASASASACSSMEEIHVELQCADLWKRFHDIGTEMIITKAGRRMFPAMRVKIAGLDPHQQYYIAMDIVPVDNKRYRYVYHSSKWMVAGNADSPVPPRVYIHPDSLASGDTWMRQVVSFDKLKLTNNELDDQGHIILHSMHKYQPRVHVIRKDFSSELSPNKQVPGGEGVKTFSFPETVFTTVTAYQNQQITRLKIDRNPFAKGFRDSGRNRTGLEAIMETYAFWRPPVRTLTFEDFTNMQKQQGGSTGTSPTTSSTGTPSPSGAAHLLSPSCSPPAFHLAPNTFNVGCRESQLCNLGLSEYPACARSNMAALQGYGGLTDGSYGRLQAAGSGVASTQPAESFLPQRTSSLIGMQGSGSAGAPGGTGGKMDAYGGQLSSFPASQLQYVMQAGAGGSGGTSATAPSGSSPSSAHMFSGGHHHVQQGSYNAFSLHNPYNLYGYNFPASPRLATSPEKPQGGLLCSSAPAGAFAERQYLSNGNMDTMHMIGNSAGGQQQGAAPCDGRQYGTPSQMSMHMV, from the exons ATGAGTGAGAGGAGGCGTTCGGCCGCCGCTCTGAGCTCGCGAGCCCACGCGTTCTCCGTGGAAGCCCTCATCGGCTCCGGCAAGAAGAGGAAGCTCCGggccgccgccgctgccgccgccgccgccgccgccgctgctgctgccacCGGCGGTGGCTGGGACCACCAAAAAGACGACGACGACCTCCACTTGGCCGCCGTGGTGGACACCGACGACCCGGCGCACTGCCTCCACATGGATCCGG ACTCAGAGGCGAGTCCCGGCTCCGACTGCTCCGACCTGGCGGAGCGGACGTCGTGCTCGTTCGGCTCGCCTGCCTGCGAGCTGCCGGCTGTTGCGTCGGTGGGGGCGGGCGGCCCCTGCGAGGCCTCCTCGGCCTCGGCCTCGGCCTCGGCCTCCGCCTGCTCGTCCATGGAGGAGATCCACGTGGAGCTGCAGTGCGCGGACCTATGGAAGCGATTCCACGACATCGGAACCGAGATGATCATCACCAAGGCCggcag GAGGATGTTTCCCGCGATGCGAGTCAAGATCGCAGGCCTGGACCCTCACCAGCAGTACTACATTGCCATGGACATCGTGCCCGTGGACAACAAGAGATATCG GTACGTGTACCACAGCTCCAAGTGGATGGTGGCGGGCAACGCTGATTCACCGGTGCCCCCGCGGGTCTACATCCACCCGGACTCCCTGGCGTCGGGCGACACGTGGATGCGGCAGGTGGTCAGCTTCGACAAGCTCAAGCTCACCAACAACGAGCTGGACGACCAAGGACAT ATCATCCTTCACTCCATGCACAAGTACCAGCCTCGTGTTCATGTCATCCGCAAGGACTTCAGCAGCGAGCTGTCGCCCAACAAGCAGGTTCCTGGTGGCGAGGGCGTCAAGACCTTCAGCTTTCCCGAGACAGTCTTCACCACCGTCACCGCCTACCAGAACCAGCAG ATCACCAGACTAAAGATTGACCGGAACCCCTTTGCTAAAGGTTTTCGGGACTCTGGCAGAAACAG GACAGGCCTTGAGGCCATCATGGAGACGTACGCTTTCTGGAGACCTCCAGTGAGGACGCTCACCTTTGAAGACTTCACCAACATGCAGAAGCAGCAGG GCGGCAGCACAGGCACGTCTCCGACCACCTCCAGCACGGGGACGCCCTCCCCCTCCGGGGCCGCCCACCTCCTGTCCCCTTCCTGCTCGCCACCCGCCTTCCATCTGGCGCCCAACACCTTCAATGTGGGCTGCAGGGAGAGCCAGCTGTGCAACCTGGGACTGTCCGAGTACCCGGCGTGCGCCCGCAGCAACATGGCGGCGCTACAGGGCTACGGCGGCCTGACCGATGGCTCCTACGGACGCCTCCAGGCGGCGGGCAGCGGCGTGGCCTCCACGCAGCCCGCCGAGTCCTTCCTGCCACAGAGGACTTCCTCCTTGATCGGCATGCAAGGCAGCGGTTCTGCAGGCGCCCCCGGCGGCACCGGCGGCAAAATGGATGCCTACGGAGGCCAGCTGAGCTCCTTCCCCGCTTCACAATTGCAGTACGTGATGCAGGCGGGCGCCGGCGGGTCCGGGGGCACCTCGGCCACCGCCCCCTCCGGTTCCTCCCCGTCCTCAGCTCACATGTTCAGCGGGGGCCACCACCACGTGCAGCAGGGCTCCTACAACGCCTTCTCCCTGCACAACCCCTACAATTTGTACGGATACAACTTCCCCGCCTCGCCCCGCTTGGCCACCAGCCCCGAGAAGCCCCAGGGGGGGCTGCTGTGCTCATCCGCCCCGGCCGGCGCCTTTGCCGAGCGCCAGTACCTGTCCAACGGCAACATGGACACAATGCACATGATTGGCAACAGCGCCGGCGGCCAGCAGCAGGGCGCCGCTCCCTGCGATGGACGTCAGTACGGCACCCCCTCCCAGATGTCCATGCACATGGTGTAG